A genomic region of Mycobacterium sp. Aquia_213 contains the following coding sequences:
- a CDS encoding DJ-1/PfpI family protein, which yields MTQIAFVAYPGFTALDMIGPYEVLRNLPGAEVRFVWHETGPITADSGVLVIGATHSLAETPSPDIILVPGGPSTPVHARDEVLLDWLRGAHRTASWTASVCSGSVILAAAGLLEGRRATSHWLAIPMLKGFGAIPVSDERVVRADNVITSAGVSAGLDLAFRLAGEIGGEGRAKAIQLAIEYDPQPPFDSGHMSKASATTKAAATALLSKDSAKPANLKATTMIAWDQALAAVRSRRRKRQPDLAAVSPKA from the coding sequence ATGACCCAAATCGCATTCGTGGCCTACCCCGGATTCACCGCGCTGGACATGATCGGCCCGTACGAGGTGCTGCGCAATCTGCCCGGCGCCGAGGTGCGATTCGTCTGGCACGAAACCGGGCCGATCACCGCCGACTCCGGCGTACTGGTCATCGGCGCCACGCATTCACTGGCCGAAACCCCTTCGCCCGACATCATTCTCGTGCCCGGCGGGCCGTCGACTCCGGTGCACGCACGTGACGAGGTGCTGCTGGACTGGCTGCGCGGCGCGCATCGAACCGCCAGCTGGACGGCGTCGGTGTGCTCCGGTTCGGTGATCCTGGCCGCGGCCGGGCTGCTCGAGGGCCGGCGGGCGACGTCGCATTGGCTGGCTATACCCATGCTGAAGGGCTTCGGCGCCATCCCGGTCAGCGACGAGCGGGTGGTGCGTGCGGACAACGTCATCACCAGTGCGGGGGTATCCGCGGGACTCGACCTCGCGTTCCGGCTGGCCGGTGAGATCGGCGGCGAGGGCCGCGCCAAGGCGATTCAGCTCGCGATCGAATACGACCCGCAGCCGCCGTTCGACTCCGGCCACATGTCGAAGGCGTCGGCAACCACGAAAGCCGCTGCCACCGCGCTGCTCTCGAAAGACAGCGCCAAGCCGGCCAACCTCAAGGCGACGACGATGATCGCCTGGGATCAGGCACTGGCGGCGGTCCGGTCCCGTCGACGCAAGCGACAGCCGGACCTCGCTGCGGTCTCTCCGAAGGCCTAG
- a CDS encoding nuclear transport factor 2 family protein, protein MGNFSRAEIEQAVEHYTTVAEGCSASGDWAPFADLFTEDVVYIEHHYGVFHGREAVREWIVAVMAPFPHMRFPSDWIAYDDENDAVVIMIKNLLDHPTDPNGEPFWFPNWTRLVYAGNGLFSSEEDIYNPNRDAPGAVAAWMQAGGQFASTEFLQPNPS, encoded by the coding sequence ATGGGCAACTTCAGCAGAGCCGAAATCGAGCAAGCCGTCGAGCACTACACGACTGTTGCGGAGGGGTGCAGCGCCTCCGGCGACTGGGCTCCTTTTGCGGATTTATTCACTGAGGACGTTGTCTACATCGAACACCACTACGGCGTCTTTCACGGCCGCGAGGCGGTCCGGGAATGGATCGTTGCCGTGATGGCCCCATTCCCGCACATGCGCTTTCCCAGCGACTGGATTGCCTACGACGACGAGAACGACGCCGTCGTCATCATGATCAAGAACCTGCTCGACCACCCGACCGACCCGAACGGGGAGCCGTTCTGGTTCCCGAACTGGACCCGACTGGTCTACGCCGGCAACGGCTTGTTCTCCAGCGAGGAGGACATCTACAACCCGAACCGCGATGCGCCCGGTGCCGTCGCGGCCTGGATGCAGGCCGGCGGGCAGTTCGCGTCGACGGAGTTCCTGCAACCCAACCCGAGCTAG
- a CDS encoding SDR family oxidoreductase — translation MSVLDLFDLRGRTALVTGGSTGIGKKVAEAYLQAGAQVAIAARHTEVLETVAAELATAGGRVLPISCDVTQPDQVNRMVERVTTELGGIDIAVCNAGIINLKAMLDMSPQEFQAIQDTNVTGVFLTAQAAARAMVSQGRGGAIINTASMSGHIINVPQQAGHYCTSKAAVIHLTKALAVELAPHNIRVNSVSPGYILTELVEPMAEYHRLWEPKIPLGRIGRPDELTGLYVYLASDASSYMTGSDVVIDGGYTIP, via the coding sequence ATGAGCGTGTTGGACCTGTTTGATCTGCGCGGCAGGACGGCTCTGGTGACCGGGGGGTCCACCGGTATCGGCAAAAAGGTGGCCGAGGCATACCTGCAAGCCGGTGCCCAAGTGGCCATCGCGGCACGGCATACGGAGGTCTTGGAAACCGTCGCCGCAGAGCTCGCCACGGCCGGCGGCAGGGTCCTGCCGATCAGTTGTGACGTCACCCAACCCGATCAGGTGAACCGCATGGTCGAGCGGGTGACCACGGAGTTGGGCGGCATCGACATCGCGGTCTGCAACGCCGGGATCATCAATCTCAAGGCGATGCTGGACATGTCACCGCAGGAGTTCCAGGCCATCCAGGACACGAATGTGACCGGCGTATTCCTCACCGCGCAGGCGGCCGCCCGGGCGATGGTCAGCCAGGGCCGCGGCGGCGCCATCATCAACACCGCCTCGATGTCCGGCCACATCATTAACGTCCCGCAACAGGCGGGCCACTACTGCACCTCCAAGGCCGCGGTCATCCACCTGACCAAGGCGCTGGCCGTCGAGCTGGCGCCGCACAACATCCGGGTGAACAGCGTCAGCCCGGGCTACATCCTCACCGAACTCGTCGAACCGATGGCGGAGTATCACCGGCTGTGGGAGCCGAAGATTCCGCTCGGCCGCATCGGCCGGCCCGACGAACTCACCGGCCTCTACGTCTACCTGGCCAGCGACGCATCCAGCTACATGACCGGTTCGGACGTCGTCATCGACGGCGGCTACACCATCCCGTGA
- a CDS encoding DUF2071 domain-containing protein — MTASGQPDEALAGYPVTPPPLPGPVTFDQRWSDLTFVHWPVQPDSIAHLYPPGTRPDVFADGLTYVALVPFMMTSTKVGTALPLPYFGSFPETNVRLYSIDDAGRHGVLFRSLETARLAVVPVTRIGLGVPYTWAKMRLTRDSGHITYDSVRRWPHRGLCSRLTVAIGDVVEPTPLEIWLTARWGAHTRRAGRTWWVPNEHGPWPLRAAHIVELRDELIDASAVRPAGDRLRGLYSPGVRTRFGRPCLVQ; from the coding sequence ATGACCGCATCCGGCCAACCCGATGAGGCGCTCGCCGGCTACCCCGTCACTCCACCGCCGCTGCCCGGCCCGGTCACCTTCGACCAGCGGTGGAGTGACCTGACGTTCGTGCACTGGCCGGTCCAACCCGACAGCATCGCGCACCTCTATCCACCGGGGACGCGTCCCGACGTTTTCGCCGACGGGCTGACCTATGTGGCGTTGGTCCCGTTCATGATGACGAGCACCAAAGTCGGTACCGCGCTGCCACTTCCGTACTTCGGTAGCTTCCCGGAGACCAACGTCCGGCTGTATTCGATCGACGACGCCGGCCGGCACGGCGTCCTGTTCCGGTCGCTGGAAACCGCTCGCCTGGCCGTCGTACCCGTCACCCGGATCGGCCTCGGCGTCCCCTACACCTGGGCGAAGATGCGGCTGACCCGCGATAGCGGCCACATCACGTATGACAGTGTGCGCCGGTGGCCGCACCGCGGCCTGTGCAGCCGGCTGACCGTCGCCATCGGGGATGTGGTGGAGCCGACGCCGCTGGAGATCTGGCTCACCGCTCGCTGGGGCGCGCACACCCGCCGGGCCGGCCGGACGTGGTGGGTGCCCAACGAGCATGGACCGTGGCCGTTGCGCGCGGCGCACATCGTCGAGCTGCGCGACGAGCTGATCGACGCCAGTGCGGTGCGGCCCGCCGGCGATCGATTGCGCGGCCTGTATTCACCGGGTGTACGAACCCGCTTCGGCCGCCCCTGCCTGGTTCAGTGA
- a CDS encoding fatty acyl-AMP ligase produces the protein MDDGSRQDSVAPKGLLRIEDCLDADGNIAMPPGTTLISLIERNIRNVGDSIAYRYLDYARAQGHVLEVTWARLGVRLQAIAARVQHFAGDGDRVAILAPQGIDYVAGFYAAIKAGTIAVPLFAPELPGHAERLETALRDSEPTVVLTTAAAKDAVEDFLIQTAQPRKPHVVVIDQIPDAAGESFAPVPVDIDQVSHLQYTSGSTRPPVGVEITHRAVGTNLTQMILSIGLLNRNTHGVSWLPLYHDMGLSMIGFPAVYGGHSTLMSPTAFVRRPQRWIQALAAGSREGNVVTAAPNFAYEWAAQRGLPAAGDEIDLSNVVLIIGSEPVSIEAIATFNKAFAPYGLPRKAFKPSYGIAEATLLISTIEPSAEAKVVYLDREQLGARRAVRVGADAPGAVGHVSCGRPARSLRAVIVDPDTAAELPDGTVGEVWLQGDNVGRGYWRRPEETERAFHARLQSRLAQGSRAEGSTAGGWWLRTGDLAVYLDDELYIAGRIADLVVVDGRNHYPQDIEATAAEASPMVRRGYATAFSVPADDGVVIVAERAAGTSRDDPRPATEAIKAAVSHRHGLTVSDVRLLPAGAIPRTTSGKLARLACRAQYLSGALGSH, from the coding sequence ATGGATGACGGTTCCCGACAGGACTCCGTGGCTCCAAAAGGCCTGCTACGAATAGAGGATTGCCTGGACGCCGACGGCAACATCGCAATGCCGCCGGGGACCACCTTGATTTCTCTGATCGAGCGCAACATCCGCAATGTCGGCGATTCCATCGCATACCGCTACCTGGACTACGCCCGCGCGCAAGGACACGTCCTCGAAGTGACCTGGGCCCGGCTGGGTGTCCGATTGCAAGCCATCGCCGCGCGTGTTCAGCACTTCGCGGGCGACGGCGACCGGGTGGCAATTCTCGCGCCGCAGGGCATCGATTACGTCGCCGGCTTCTACGCGGCGATCAAGGCGGGAACCATCGCGGTGCCGTTGTTCGCGCCCGAACTGCCGGGCCATGCCGAGCGTTTGGAGACAGCACTTCGCGATTCCGAGCCGACCGTGGTGCTGACGACCGCGGCGGCCAAGGACGCGGTCGAAGACTTTCTGATCCAGACCGCGCAGCCCCGCAAGCCGCACGTCGTCGTCATCGATCAGATCCCCGACGCGGCGGGGGAGTCGTTCGCCCCCGTGCCGGTGGACATCGATCAGGTTTCCCACTTGCAGTACACGTCCGGTTCGACCCGGCCGCCGGTTGGCGTGGAGATCACGCACCGAGCGGTGGGCACCAACCTGACGCAGATGATTCTGTCGATCGGTCTGCTGAACCGGAACACCCACGGCGTGAGTTGGTTGCCGCTCTATCACGACATGGGGCTGTCGATGATCGGCTTTCCCGCTGTGTACGGCGGCCATTCGACCCTGATGTCGCCAACCGCGTTTGTGCGCCGGCCGCAGCGGTGGATTCAGGCGTTGGCCGCGGGCTCGAGGGAAGGCAACGTCGTCACCGCCGCACCCAACTTCGCCTACGAGTGGGCGGCGCAGCGCGGCCTGCCGGCGGCGGGTGACGAGATCGACCTGAGCAATGTCGTGCTGATCATCGGTTCCGAGCCGGTCAGCATCGAGGCGATCGCGACGTTCAACAAAGCGTTCGCCCCATACGGGTTGCCGCGCAAGGCATTTAAGCCTTCGTACGGCATCGCCGAGGCGACGCTGTTGATCTCCACGATCGAACCGAGCGCCGAGGCGAAGGTTGTTTACCTCGATCGTGAACAGCTGGGCGCGCGGCGCGCGGTCCGGGTCGGCGCGGATGCGCCCGGCGCCGTTGGGCACGTGTCGTGCGGCCGGCCCGCTCGCAGCCTGCGGGCCGTGATCGTCGACCCCGACACGGCCGCGGAGCTGCCCGACGGCACGGTCGGCGAGGTCTGGTTGCAGGGCGACAATGTCGGCCGCGGCTATTGGCGACGCCCCGAGGAAACCGAGCGGGCATTCCACGCGCGACTGCAATCGCGGCTGGCTCAGGGCAGCCGCGCCGAAGGCTCGACGGCCGGCGGCTGGTGGCTGCGGACCGGCGACTTGGCCGTGTATTTGGACGACGAGCTCTACATCGCCGGCCGCATCGCGGATCTGGTCGTCGTCGACGGCCGTAACCACTACCCGCAGGACATCGAGGCCACCGCCGCCGAGGCCTCGCCGATGGTGCGACGCGGGTATGCGACGGCATTCTCGGTGCCGGCCGACGACGGCGTGGTGATCGTTGCCGAGCGCGCGGCAGGCACCAGTCGCGACGATCCGCGGCCGGCGACCGAGGCGATCAAGGCCGCGGTATCGCACCGCCATGGGCTGACCGTTTCCGACGTGCGCTTGCTGCCGGCCGGCGCTATTCCCCGCACTACCAGTGGGAAGCTGGCCCGCCTGGCCTGCCGCGCTCAATACCTCAGCGGCGCACTGGGCTCGCATTAA
- a CDS encoding TIGR00366 family protein — translation MTTTKDEKDEHLGRRGLMQRLTMLCVRYVERLMPDPYLFAVILTLIVVGLVALLVRGATPSAVLKAWYGGVWGAQNIFTFAFQMVLILVTGYTLAEAPIVKRAIIRLASKPTNQVQGALLCFGVSSVFSLLNWGLGLVAGALVARQVAKRLSGVHFGYLIATGFMGYLVWTQGLSSSIALANTDTTSPINVIHKMTGTIVPLRLTIFQPYSWVAVIAMVALVAVTIWRMEPDESLEPDPAVFDEEPVPDPPQGPPTFAERLENLWILNVLVFAAGITYFVLSDFALNISSMIMLFTVTSALLHGTPIRFIRAFSGAAKVSGPLLLQYPLYGGIAGLLGYLPAGSGRALQTVLAEALVRGADQFTLPFLTFVGSVLISLFVPSGGGHWAVQGPIAVGSALAIGQHSPAYLGLISMSVAVGEGVANMIQPFWLLPVLAIAKLNVRQVMGFTVIAFLIGFAVSGAAVLIAPHVL, via the coding sequence ATGACGACTACAAAAGACGAAAAAGACGAACATCTCGGACGTCGCGGCCTCATGCAGCGGCTCACCATGCTCTGCGTCCGGTACGTCGAACGCTTAATGCCGGACCCGTATTTGTTCGCGGTCATTTTGACTCTGATCGTGGTCGGACTCGTCGCGTTACTGGTGCGGGGTGCGACACCTTCCGCGGTTCTCAAGGCGTGGTACGGCGGAGTATGGGGAGCTCAGAACATCTTCACGTTCGCGTTCCAGATGGTGCTGATCTTGGTCACGGGTTACACACTGGCCGAGGCGCCCATCGTGAAGCGGGCCATCATTCGTCTCGCAAGCAAGCCGACGAATCAGGTTCAGGGCGCCTTGCTGTGCTTCGGCGTCAGTAGCGTTTTCTCGTTGCTGAACTGGGGATTGGGCTTGGTGGCCGGCGCGCTGGTTGCGCGTCAGGTCGCAAAGCGGCTTTCCGGTGTGCATTTCGGCTACCTGATCGCGACCGGGTTTATGGGCTACCTGGTCTGGACGCAGGGCTTGTCGTCGTCGATCGCGCTGGCGAACACCGATACGACCAGTCCTATCAACGTGATTCACAAGATGACCGGCACAATCGTGCCGCTGCGGCTGACGATCTTCCAGCCTTACAGCTGGGTCGCCGTCATCGCCATGGTCGCACTGGTCGCCGTCACGATCTGGCGGATGGAGCCCGACGAAAGTCTCGAGCCCGATCCCGCGGTGTTCGACGAAGAGCCCGTTCCGGATCCGCCACAGGGCCCGCCGACGTTCGCCGAGCGGCTGGAGAACCTCTGGATCCTCAACGTCCTCGTATTCGCCGCGGGCATAACGTATTTCGTGCTGAGCGACTTCGCGCTGAACATCTCGTCGATGATCATGTTGTTCACCGTCACCAGTGCATTGCTGCACGGTACGCCGATTCGCTTTATTCGCGCGTTCTCCGGTGCGGCGAAAGTGTCCGGCCCATTGCTGCTGCAATATCCCCTGTACGGCGGAATCGCCGGTCTGCTGGGTTATCTGCCGGCGGGGTCAGGTCGAGCGCTGCAGACGGTGCTCGCCGAGGCCCTGGTGCGCGGCGCGGATCAGTTCACGCTCCCATTCCTGACATTCGTTGGCTCCGTTCTCATCTCGCTGTTCGTCCCGTCGGGCGGTGGGCACTGGGCGGTGCAGGGGCCGATCGCGGTGGGCTCGGCACTGGCCATCGGCCAGCACTCGCCGGCGTATCTGGGACTGATCTCGATGTCGGTGGCGGTCGGTGAAGGTGTCGCGAACATGATTCAGCCGTTCTGGCTGTTGCCGGTGCTCGCGATCGCGAAGCTCAATGTGCGCCAGGTGATGGGCTTTACGGTGATCGCGTTCCTGATCGGTTTCGCGGTATCCGGCGCCGCGGTCCTGATTGCACCCCACGTCTTGTGA
- a CDS encoding allophanate hydrolase gives MTSSATPRLSPIERVIAAYRTIAEADRPEVWITLREQPDVLSDATAVEQRLAAGERLPLAGLVVAVKDNIDVAGLPTTAACREFAYRPASTAVAIQRLRDAGAVVLGKTNLDQFGCGLAGTRSPYGAVRNSRHPELVSGGSSSGSAVAVALGIADIGIGTDTAGSVRVPAALNGLVGIKPTLGIIPTHGVVAACASYDAIGVLAADLTLAATAVAVMAGPDPRDPRSRPWPADVRLAAPDAPRLAIPEAANLAALSPGYRDAFEQSVRLAIDAGLSVKPIDISVLLDAALLLYDGAIVAERYASVGEFLDTAPASADPIVSSIITAAREVTGPAFAADLNALARARADAARLLDGFDALLLPTTTEHPTLREVGADSVGISRRMGTYTNFGNLLDMAAVTVPVTPTPAGTPFGVTVVVPAFDDQIAADIGARLTGTASALLTRTGVALAVFGAHRRGQPMHWQLEQLGARFAGQIATTDARRGELFRVSEAGLGRFVEALPAPLALTNIELEDGRMVTGVTGTD, from the coding sequence GTGACGTCGTCAGCCACGCCTCGCCTCTCGCCCATCGAGCGGGTGATCGCCGCGTATCGCACGATCGCCGAGGCCGACCGGCCCGAGGTCTGGATCACGCTGCGCGAACAGCCCGATGTGCTCAGCGACGCCACAGCCGTCGAACAACGCCTCGCCGCTGGAGAGCGCTTGCCCTTGGCGGGGCTGGTGGTCGCCGTCAAGGACAACATCGACGTGGCGGGGCTGCCGACCACCGCTGCGTGTCGGGAGTTCGCCTACCGGCCGGCTAGCACTGCGGTCGCCATCCAACGACTCCGCGACGCCGGGGCGGTCGTTCTCGGCAAGACGAACCTCGACCAATTCGGTTGCGGTTTGGCGGGTACCCGCAGTCCCTATGGCGCCGTGCGTAATTCGCGTCATCCGGAATTGGTCTCGGGTGGGTCGAGTTCCGGTTCTGCCGTCGCCGTGGCGCTGGGCATCGCCGATATCGGTATCGGCACCGACACCGCCGGGTCGGTTCGGGTCCCCGCTGCCTTGAACGGGCTGGTCGGCATCAAACCCACCCTTGGGATCATCCCCACCCACGGGGTCGTCGCGGCCTGCGCGAGTTACGACGCCATCGGCGTGCTTGCGGCCGACCTCACCCTGGCCGCCACCGCGGTCGCCGTGATGGCCGGACCCGATCCGCGCGACCCCCGCAGCCGCCCTTGGCCCGCCGATGTTCGCCTCGCGGCTCCCGACGCGCCACGGCTGGCGATCCCGGAAGCCGCGAACCTCGCCGCACTCAGTCCTGGCTACCGCGACGCGTTCGAGCAGTCCGTGCGTCTCGCGATCGATGCCGGGCTGAGCGTCAAACCGATCGATATCTCCGTGCTGCTGGACGCGGCCCTGCTGCTCTACGACGGCGCGATCGTCGCCGAACGCTATGCGTCGGTCGGCGAATTCCTCGACACCGCACCGGCGAGCGCCGATCCCATCGTTTCGTCGATCATTACCGCGGCGCGTGAGGTCACCGGTCCCGCCTTCGCCGCCGACCTGAACGCGTTGGCCCGCGCACGCGCCGATGCCGCGCGCCTGCTCGACGGTTTCGATGCTTTGCTGCTGCCCACCACCACCGAACATCCCACCCTGCGTGAGGTGGGCGCCGATTCCGTCGGGATCAGCCGTCGGATGGGCACCTACACCAATTTCGGCAATCTGCTCGACATGGCCGCGGTCACCGTTCCCGTCACGCCGACACCGGCGGGCACCCCGTTCGGAGTGACGGTCGTGGTTCCCGCCTTCGACGACCAAATCGCCGCCGACATCGGTGCACGGTTAACCGGCACCGCGTCCGCATTGTTGACTCGAACCGGCGTCGCCCTAGCGGTATTCGGCGCCCACCGACGCGGACAGCCGATGCACTGGCAGCTCGAGCAACTCGGTGCCCGGTTCGCCGGGCAGATCGCCACGACCGACGCCCGCCGGGGCGAACTGTTCCGGGTCTCCGAGGCCGGCCTGGGCCGCTTTGTGGAGGCTCTGCCTGCGCCCCTGGCCTTGACCAATATCGAACTCGAGGACGGCCGCATGGTCACCGGTGTCACCGGCACCGACTGA
- a CDS encoding serine hydrolase domain-containing protein, whose amino-acid sequence MAKRTVLLLAIVLSLSSCGGGQQAAPKTTSAGPANTDVAKAASQKVLNDAIDEGAPGCSAAVGVKGQAVWTGVRGLADLSTETPLRPDTVFDIASVSKQFTATAALLLVDAGKLTLDDPVSRHLPELPSWAGTVNVGQLMHQTSGIPDYVGLLEAQGFAFSDRTTQEQAVRAVAAMPKLTFTPGSQFEYSNSNYLLLGEIVSRVSREPLPQFLAEQIFHPLGLAMVVDPTAPIPGKAVAYEADSDDYHAITTGWEQVGDGGIVTTPTQLVYWADNYRTGRVGGATLLDAQLSGAVPTDAGGGDRYGAGIFLLANGTLDHDGEWGGFVTAFRVSKDRTTSVAISCNTDEQDPEALAGSIAKLWM is encoded by the coding sequence ATGGCGAAACGCACGGTGCTCCTTCTCGCGATCGTGTTGTCGCTCAGCTCCTGCGGCGGTGGCCAGCAGGCTGCGCCGAAAACCACCTCCGCCGGCCCCGCGAACACTGACGTCGCGAAGGCCGCAAGCCAGAAGGTGCTGAATGACGCTATCGACGAAGGGGCCCCGGGGTGCTCGGCCGCAGTGGGTGTCAAGGGCCAGGCCGTGTGGACGGGGGTGCGCGGCCTGGCCGACCTGTCGACCGAAACGCCGCTGCGCCCGGACACCGTGTTCGATATCGCGTCGGTATCCAAGCAGTTCACCGCGACGGCGGCGCTGTTGCTGGTCGACGCCGGCAAGCTGACGCTCGACGACCCGGTGTCCCGGCACCTGCCCGAACTGCCGTCGTGGGCGGGCACCGTCAACGTCGGACAACTGATGCACCAGACGAGCGGCATCCCCGACTACGTGGGACTGCTCGAGGCGCAGGGGTTTGCGTTCAGCGACCGCACCACCCAGGAACAGGCAGTGCGGGCGGTGGCGGCAATGCCGAAGCTGACGTTCACCCCCGGCTCCCAGTTTGAATACTCGAACTCCAACTACCTGCTGCTCGGCGAGATCGTCAGCCGGGTATCGCGAGAACCGTTGCCGCAGTTCCTTGCCGAACAGATCTTCCATCCGCTCGGCCTGGCCATGGTGGTGGATCCCACCGCACCGATTCCCGGCAAGGCCGTCGCCTATGAAGCGGACAGCGACGATTACCACGCTATTACAACCGGCTGGGAACAGGTCGGTGACGGCGGCATCGTGACCACGCCCACTCAGCTCGTCTATTGGGCCGACAACTATCGAACCGGCCGGGTGGGCGGCGCCACGTTGCTTGACGCGCAACTGAGCGGGGCGGTGCCCACCGATGCGGGCGGCGGTGACAGGTACGGCGCGGGAATCTTCCTGCTAGCCAATGGAACACTCGATCACGACGGCGAATGGGGTGGGTTCGTCACTGCATTTCGGGTCAGCAAGGACCGAACGACATCGGTAGCGATCAGCTGCAACACCGATGAGCAAGACCCGGAAGCCCTGGCCGGTTCGATCGCGAAACTCTGGATGTAG
- a CDS encoding serine hydrolase domain-containing protein, which translates to MISNLPADVVGHAAVRRLHRHARASLVLCALLLALCGCGRPTGTPAGKSTPTSNAVVTTNDNSLIKAKSQRVLEDAVNAATPGCSAAVGSKGTVVWTGVRGIADTATGAKISPDTVFDIGSVSKQFTATAILLLADAGKLTLGDPLSQHMPDFPKWAATVTIAQLIHHTSGIPEYEGLLVKQGFAVSDRTTQDQALQAVAALPQLNFKPGTQFRYSDSNYLLLGEIVHRVSGVPLPQFLSAEIFGPLGVGMVMDPVGEVPHKAVSYAGGSDGYRTTTSAWEQIGDGAVQASPSQLVQWGDNYRTGRVGGPRLLEEQLAGAVEIGPGIPVRYGAGIYIKADGSLDHDGASPGFVTAFRVSNDRQTSVAVSCNTDDQIPEALADSIAKLWM; encoded by the coding sequence ATGATTTCGAACCTGCCTGCTGACGTCGTAGGGCATGCCGCGGTACGGCGACTCCATCGGCACGCGCGGGCATCGCTGGTGCTGTGCGCCCTCCTGTTAGCGCTCTGCGGCTGCGGCAGACCGACCGGTACCCCCGCAGGGAAATCCACCCCGACGAGTAATGCCGTCGTCACGACCAACGACAACTCACTGATCAAGGCCAAGAGTCAGCGGGTGCTCGAAGACGCGGTCAACGCCGCGACGCCGGGCTGCTCGGCCGCGGTGGGTTCGAAAGGGACCGTCGTCTGGACTGGAGTGCGCGGAATCGCCGACACGGCGACCGGCGCCAAGATCAGCCCCGACACCGTGTTCGATATCGGCTCGGTGTCCAAGCAGTTCACCGCCACCGCGATCCTGTTGCTCGCCGACGCGGGAAAGCTGACACTGGGCGACCCGCTCTCCCAGCACATGCCGGACTTCCCCAAATGGGCCGCCACCGTCACGATCGCCCAGTTGATCCATCACACCAGCGGCATCCCCGAATACGAAGGGCTGCTGGTGAAGCAGGGGTTCGCGGTCAGTGACCGCACCACCCAGGACCAAGCGTTGCAGGCGGTGGCGGCGCTGCCACAGCTGAATTTCAAGCCGGGCACTCAATTCCGATATTCCGACTCCAACTATCTGCTGCTCGGCGAGATCGTCCATCGGGTGTCGGGGGTGCCGCTGCCGCAGTTCCTCAGCGCTGAGATCTTCGGCCCGCTCGGTGTGGGGATGGTGATGGACCCGGTCGGCGAGGTTCCGCACAAGGCCGTCTCCTATGCGGGCGGCAGCGACGGATACCGAACGACCACATCGGCATGGGAGCAGATCGGCGACGGCGCGGTCCAAGCCTCACCTAGTCAGCTGGTGCAGTGGGGCGACAACTACCGAACCGGTCGCGTGGGCGGGCCCAGGCTGCTCGAGGAACAGCTGGCGGGGGCGGTGGAAATCGGCCCCGGCATCCCCGTGCGCTACGGCGCCGGCATCTACATCAAGGCCGACGGCAGCCTCGACCACGACGGCGCCTCGCCCGGCTTCGTCACGGCATTCCGGGTCAGCAACGACCGGCAGACCTCGGTCGCCGTCAGCTGCAACACCGACGACCAGATCCCCGAAGCCCTGGCCGACTCGATAGCCAAGCTCTGGATGTAG
- a CDS encoding SRPBCC family protein yields MSGRKFSFEINRTSSAPAATVFGLLADGANWSSWAKPMVLRSSWARQGDPAPGGVGAIRQIGVPPLLAREEIVEYEQDRRQVYKLVGPSPAKDYLGEVVLTPNAAGGTDIHWSGSFVERIRGTGPATRAALGGAVKLLADRLVKASER; encoded by the coding sequence ATGTCAGGTCGCAAGTTTTCGTTCGAGATCAACCGGACCAGCAGCGCGCCTGCCGCAACCGTGTTCGGGCTGTTGGCCGACGGCGCCAACTGGTCGAGCTGGGCCAAGCCGATGGTCCTGCGATCGAGCTGGGCACGCCAGGGCGATCCGGCACCGGGCGGTGTCGGGGCGATTCGTCAGATCGGTGTGCCGCCGCTGCTGGCGCGGGAAGAGATCGTCGAGTACGAGCAGGATCGCCGGCAGGTCTACAAGTTGGTTGGGCCATCACCGGCCAAGGATTACCTCGGCGAAGTGGTCTTGACGCCGAACGCGGCCGGCGGTACCGACATCCATTGGTCGGGCTCATTCGTCGAGAGAATTCGCGGAACCGGGCCCGCGACGCGGGCGGCGCTGGGTGGTGCGGTCAAGCTTCTCGCGGATCGGCTCGTGAAGGCCTCCGAGCGCTAA